The Pygocentrus nattereri isolate fPygNat1 chromosome 4, fPygNat1.pri, whole genome shotgun sequence genome includes a window with the following:
- the dll4 gene encoding delta-like protein 4 encodes MAARLTFLLAMLSSLITQMFGSGVFELDLHEFKNFKGLLANGEPCRPECRTFFRVCLKNYQAVVSPGDCIFGSTVTPVLGTNSFRVGGEPLSTPIRLPFSFGWPGSFSLIIEAWYSPVDSNNPDLMISSFAVQRQLEVGAEWSQDVQSGQQTELRYSYRFICNENYYGDSCSKICTPRDDRFGHYTCNPDGQLSCLPGWKGEYCEEPICLKGCSEANGNCSKPGECVCREGWQGTFCTECKKHPVCKHGTCQQPWQCNCKEGWGGLFCDQDLNFCTHHKPCKNGATCMNTGQGSYTCTCMPGYTGVNCEMEVRQCDSKPCRNRGHCVELDNSYKCNCTPGFEGTHCEHSLLTCADVPCFHGGKCHEKDNGRSYSCDCPRGYTGLNCEKRLDKCTTLPCANGGACVVLGGVSMCRCHTGFTGQRCEININECTSNPCANGGTCHDRISDYVCSCPPGYGGRNCNQLTGGCPAQFCLNGGSCATVPGGSPACFCPSSFTGPHCEYFAVTPTVETEGFQWAAVSLAVGLVALLVLLCMVAIALRHIHRQANDERTHADAMNNLSDTQRDNLIPTSQLKNTNKKVGLEVDCGPEKSNYIHKNYHLDYNSKDFKETPLQEDKSHNYEKCLEDKIPLSRMYSEKPECRISTICSPRDSMYQSVFVIAEERSECVIATEV; translated from the exons ATGGCAGCTCGGCTCACCTTCCTCCTCGCAATGCTCTCCTCGCTCATAACGCAG ATGTTTGGATCCGGCGTTTTCGAACTGGACCTTCACGAGTTCAAAAATTTCAAGGGTCTGCTGGCCAACGGCGAGCCGTGCAGGCCTGAATGCAGGACTTTCTTTCGAGTTTGCCTCAAAAACTACCAGGCGGTCGTGTCTCCGGGAGACTGCATCTTCGGCAGCACCGTCACCCCAGTGTTGGGCACCAACTCCTTCAGGGTGGGGGGTGAACCTCTGAGCACGCCAATTCGACTGCCCTTCAGCTTTGGATGGCCG GGATCATTTTCCTTGATTATTGAGGCCTGGTATTCACCTGTAG ACTCAAACAACCCCGACTTAATGATTAGCTCTTTTGCCGTCCAAAGGCAGTTGGAAGTAGGGGCTGAGTGGTCTCAGGATGTTCAAAGCGGGCAGCAGACGGAGCTAAGGTATTCTTACCGGTTCATCTGCAATGAAAATTACTACGGCGACAGTTGTTCCAAAATATGCACGCCCAGGGACGACCGTTTTGGCCACTACACCTGCAATCCAGATGGGCAGTTGTCCTGTCTCCCTGGCTGGAAGGGGGAATACTGCGAAGAAC CTATCTGCCTCAAAGGGTGCAGCGAGGCCAATGGCAATTGCTCGAAGCcaggagagtgtgt CTGCAGAGAGGGCTGGCAGGGCACCTTCTGTACAGAGTGCAAGAAACATCCTGTGTGTAAACATGGCACTTGCCAACAGCCTTGGCAGTGCAACTGCAAAGAAGGCTGGGGTGGACTCTTCTGTGACCAAG ATCTGAACTTCTGCACCCACCACAAGCCGTGTAAGAATGGAGCCACGTGCATGAACACAGGCCAGGGCAGCTATACGTGCACATGCATGCCAGGCTACACTGGGGTCAACTGTGAGATGGAGGTGCGGCAGTGTGACAGCAAACCCTGCAGGAACAGAGGCCACTGTGTG GAACTGGATAACAGCTATAAATGCAACTGCACACCTGGCTTTGAGGGCACTCACTGTGAACACAGCCTTCTCACCTGTGCAGACGTGCCATGCTTTCATGGTGGCAAGTGTCACGAGAAGGACAATGGGAGAAGCTATTCGTGCGACTGCCCTAGAGGCTACACTGGTCTGAATTGTGAGAAGAGGCTGGACAAATGCACGACCCTGCCATGTGCCAATG GTGGTGCGTGTGTGGTTCTGGGAGGTGTCAGCATGTGCAGGTGCCACACCGGCTTCACGGGCCAGCGCTGCGAGATCAACATCAATGAGTGCACGTCCAACCCCTGTGCCAATGGGGGCACCTGCCACGACCGAATCAGCGACTATGTCTGCTCCTGCCCCCCAGGGTACGGAGGCCGCAACTGCAACCAGCTGACAGGTGGCTGCCCCGCTCAGTTCTGCCTCAACGGGGGTTCGTGCGCTACCGTCCCGGGCGGCTCCCCAGCCTGCTTCTGCCccagcagctttacaggaccCCACTGCGAATACTTCGCCGTCACTCCAACTGTCGAAACCGAAGGCTTTCAGTGGGCCGCTGTATCCCTGGCTGTGGGGCTTGTGGCCCTGCTGGTCCTCCTCTGCATGGTGGCCATTGCACTCCGCCACATCCACAGACAGGCCAATGATGAGAGGACTCACGCAGATGCTATGAACAACCTGTCTGATACGCAGCGGGACAACTTGATACCAACATCCCAGCTTAAGAATACCAATAAAAAGGTGGGACTGGAGGTGGACTGTGGGCCAGAGAAGTCTAATTACATACACAAGAACTACCACTTGGACTACAACTCAAAAGACTTCAAAGAGACCCCTTTGCAAGAGGATAAAAGTCACAATTACGAAAAGTGTTTAGAAGACAAAATACCACTGAGTAGAATGTACAG TGAAAAGCCAGAGTGTAGGATATCAACGATATGTTCCCCAAGAGACTCCATGTACCAGTCTGTGTTTGTAATAGCGGAGGAGAGGAGTGAATGCGTCATAGCAACTGAG GTATAA